The genomic DNA TTTAAAGCTTGGTTGCCGATTTTAGATAATCCTAATTGTTGGATTATTGCCAACGGCCAAGATAAACCGCGTTTAGTATTTTACCGTCCGGTCGATTTTTGGCACAAGGTGAATGATTTGCCTGATGCCTTTTGGACTGAGCATTTCGAGATTGAATTATTAACCAAAGCGGATCATATTGCCGAATATTTACCCAAAGAGATAACTCAATGGGCGTATGTTGGTGAGCATTTGGATGTTGCAGATGTATTAGGATTTACCTCTCGAAATCCCGATGCTGTGATGAACTACTTACATTTTCATCGTGCGGATAAAACCGAATATGAACTTGAGTGCATGCGCCGAGCGAATCAAATTGCCGTAAAAGGTCATTTAGCGGCCAAAAATGCTTTTTATAATGGCGCTAGCGAGTTTGAAATACAGCAGCGTTATTTGCTCGAAATTGGCCAGGGTGAAAACGAAGTGCCTTATGGCAATATCGTCGCATTAAATCAAAATGCCGCTATTTTGCATTACACTGCTTTAGAACATATAAATCCAGCACAGCGTTTATCATTTCTCATTGATGCTGGGGCCAGTTATCACGGCTATGCTGCTGATATAACAAGAACTTATGCATTTGAAAAAAACCGATTCTGTGAACTAATTGATGCACTCAATAAGGTGCAATTAGCCATCATTGACACCATGAAACCCGGGGTTAAATACACCGATCTCCACATTGCGACTCACGAGCACATTGGTCAGTTATTGATTGATTTTGGCTTGGCTAATGGTACGGTTGAGCAGTTAGTTGCCCAAGGCATTACCCGAGCATTTTTCCCCCATGGCTTAGGTCATATGTTGGGGCTACAAGTCCATGATATGGGCGGTTATGCTCATGATGAACGTGGTACTAATGTCGCCGCGCCAGATGATCACCCATTTTTACGTTGCACCCGAGTGTTAGCAGCAAATCAGGTACTCACCATTGAACCTGGTATTTACATTATCGATACCTTGCTTGAGCAACTATCTGCAACCGCTAAGCTAGCCATTAATTGGCAAACTGTTGCTGAGCTGCGTCCATTTGGTGGTATTCGTATTGAAGATAATGTGATAGTGCATCATAACCGAGTGGAAAACATGACAAGAGAGTTTGGTTTAGTTGATTGAATATTATTCAGTTCCAACAGCTAATGTATTGATTCAAGAAGAGATAAAGCATAGTCGCTTTATCTCTTTGTTATTTCATTGTCCACACCCAAATGATATGAAGTTAGCACTTACTGACATAAAGCGGCAATATCCTGGAGCGAATCATTATTGTTATGCTTTTGTCTCTGGCAGCCCTGAAAACACCATTGATATGGGGTCCAGTGATGATGGTGAACCATCAGGTAGTGCCGGCAAACCCATGTTAGCGTGCTTACAAGGCGCAAACATGGGTGAGCTTGGTGCTATTGTGGTGCGTTATTTTGGTGGCACCAAGTTGGGTGTCGGTGGTTTAGTGCGTGCTTATACTTCGGGTATCAAGCAAGGATTAACGCAAATACACACTCAGGTGAAGCATTTAAGGTATCGGGCAAGCTTAGTGTGCCATTATGCACAACTAACTGATGTTGAGTATTTAGTTGCTCAACATGATGGCGTGGTGACGGATAAAATGTTTAGCGACATTGTTGAAATACACTTTGAGCTGGCTAAATCACACCATCAGGCTTTTAATCAAGCATTAGCGACACTGACTCAGGGCCAACTACAAGTAACGTTTACAGTTTGAGCTATGACTAACTTATGCCAGAATGTCACTCAATAG from Shewanella psychromarinicola includes the following:
- the pepQ gene encoding Xaa-Pro dipeptidase; translation: MDLLAHLYHAHIGELNRRVAEICLRENISGLVIHSGQPHRQFLDDLNYPFKVNPQFKAWLPILDNPNCWIIANGQDKPRLVFYRPVDFWHKVNDLPDAFWTEHFEIELLTKADHIAEYLPKEITQWAYVGEHLDVADVLGFTSRNPDAVMNYLHFHRADKTEYELECMRRANQIAVKGHLAAKNAFYNGASEFEIQQRYLLEIGQGENEVPYGNIVALNQNAAILHYTALEHINPAQRLSFLIDAGASYHGYAADITRTYAFEKNRFCELIDALNKVQLAIIDTMKPGVKYTDLHIATHEHIGQLLIDFGLANGTVEQLVAQGITRAFFPHGLGHMLGLQVHDMGGYAHDERGTNVAAPDDHPFLRCTRVLAANQVLTIEPGIYIIDTLLEQLSATAKLAINWQTVAELRPFGGIRIEDNVIVHHNRVENMTREFGLVD
- a CDS encoding YigZ family protein, which codes for MIEYYSVPTANVLIQEEIKHSRFISLLFHCPHPNDMKLALTDIKRQYPGANHYCYAFVSGSPENTIDMGSSDDGEPSGSAGKPMLACLQGANMGELGAIVVRYFGGTKLGVGGLVRAYTSGIKQGLTQIHTQVKHLRYRASLVCHYAQLTDVEYLVAQHDGVVTDKMFSDIVEIHFELAKSHHQAFNQALATLTQGQLQVTFTV